The genomic stretch GCAGGTAGGCGACGGCCTTGGGTACCGCGACCTCTTCGGCCTCGACGTCCTGCCCTTCGTAGACGACCGACATCCAGCCATTGTAACCGACCTGCTTCAGGATCTCCAGAATGCGGGGATAGTCCAGCCACTCCTCCTCGCCGGACTGGACGCGGTAGAACTTCGCCCGCACGTGCGCGGCGTACGGCGCGCTCTTCTCCATGCTGCCGTAGAAATCGTAGGCAGGGTCCGGGTTGCCCCTGCTGCCCGAAGCGCCCGGCGAGCCCGCGTACTGACCCGTGTCGAGGATATGGGTGAACGTGGGACGATCCACCTGGTTCAGGATGCGTACGACGTCGTCGCCGGTGCGGGTCACGCAGCCGTGATTGTGGTTGTGAAGCCCGACGGCCACGCCCCGGGCGGCCCCGTGATCCACCACCTCGGAGATGCCGTAGATCATACGGGACCAGGTGACGCGCGCGGGCGTGTCCTCCCGGTCCCAGGCCGCGAAGATCCGGACCAGGGGCACGTTCAGCCGCGCGGCCACGTCGATCCAGTGCTTGACCATCTGGATTTCGGCGGCGATCTCCCCGGGCGGCTTCCCGAAGTTGTTGCTGATGCCCAGGTAGGAGATGGCAAGCCCCCGCTGCAGGCACCGCATGCGGACGTCCCGCAGGTACGCGTCGTCTTCCGATTCCAGCGCCCGGGTATGGATGTCGATCCCGTCGAGTCCCATTTCGCGGGCGAGGTCGATGAAGTCGAACAGGTCCATGCGGCCTTCGGAAATGGCGTGGCCGTAACTCAAGGACATGCAACCGAGCTTGATCACTGCGTGTCGTCCTTTCTTCTGTCGGCCCGGTCGCCAGCGGTGTCGGTCCGGTCGCCGTCCATCGAGCAGGACTGTTCCAGGAAATAGACCATGACGTATTCTTCGGCCGTGCGCTTGGGACCGGGCAGGTTTCTTATCCGCCGCGCGTGGGCTTCGAGGTGGCGCTTGACGAAGAACAGGTAGAGCTGGGTAACAAAGTCGGTGGCCGTATGGTTATAGAGATAGGTGGGCGACAGGGAAAGGGTGGTATCGACGCCCGGATAAGACTCCCTTTGCCGACCCTCGATCATTTTCTCGCTCAGGGATTCGAGTTCCTCGGTGGACACGCTGAAGAGGAACTCGCGAAAGGCCTGCAGTTCCTCCGGCGGACAGGTCTTCCTGGAGAAATAGTCGAGGAACCGGATGTCGCCACCCGCGCGCATCAGGGCGAATACCTCGGAAACCCCCATGAGGGTACCCAGCTGCACGGTGGTCTGCCGCCGGGCTTCCCAGGTGGTCTCGAGAACGGGCAGGAAGGCTTCGATCCGGCGGGAGAACCGGTCCTCCCAGAGGTGGGTCAGGGCGGTGGCCGCCTTGGTGCGGACCGCGCGGCCCAAGCTGTCGTCGCAGACGATGGCGATCAGCAGCGATTCGATCACCTTGTTGTGTATGCTCTGGCTGATCCGGGCGCCGATGGCGTCTTCCACGACCGTGAATTCGTCCCGGCCGCCCAGCGCTTCCTGGGCAACCTGGTGCAGGAGACGGAACAGGTTTAGACGCGCCATGACGTACACCTGCCCGACCGCTGCCCGCATGGGAAGCAGCATGTCGACGGTGAAGAGCGTGGCGTTGGACAACGCCTCGATGAGGGAAGCGGCATCCCGCCGCTGCTGGCCGAGGGACTGGCTTTCCAACAGGGAGGGATAGGCGTTCATGACCCTGGCCAGGTCGCTCAACCGGGCGATGGACTCGCAAATCGCCTGGTCGAGGTGCGCGGCGTCCGGATTCCTGCATTCCTTCAGTGAATCGGTGATGTCCCGGATCAGCCGCTTTTCGTCTTGCGTCAGGACGGGCGTATCGAGGGTGGTGGTGTCCAAGTGGTCTAGTTTTACCTTATTACCCTGCGCGCGGGGGGCGCGCTTTACTTTTATTTCGGGTAGAAACCTGGCATTCCAGGTAGAAAATCATTCCAGGTAGAAAACCTGCTCCAGCGGCACCATGTTCTCGTCGGCGTGCTTGCCGCCGAGGTTTTCGAAATACGGTGCCATGAACTCCTGCCAGCGCGCGTTGACGTCCGTCTCCGCCATCCTGGCCAGCGCCTTCTCGAAATCCGGGGTCTCGCAGTAACCGAAGAGCAGTCCGTCCTCGCGCATAAACAGCGAGTAATTACGCCAGCCCGCGTCTTGCAATGCCTCCAGCATCTCGGGCCAGACCTCCCGGTGGTGCTTCTTGTAGCCTTCGATCATGTCTTCCTTGACTTTGAGAATGAATCCCACCCGCTGCATGGTTGTCTCCTTCGCGCTTCCTGCCTGCTACAGGCCTGTTCTGTCACGCTTCGTACTTGTAACTGACTTTCTCGATGTTCTCGTGGTCCGACCTGCGCGCCCGTTCGAGGGCGTAGGACGAGACGGGGAAGTAGTAGTGGGTTTCGGCATTGAGCGAAATGAAACCCTCGGCGTAGGCGACGTGGCCCGCGCTTCCGAAGGCCCCGTCGGACGTCTCGATGCGCTTGCGCGCGTAGGCGCCGCCGTAGCCCTGGCTCACCAGGGCGTCCAGCGCGGCCAGTTTCTTGTCGACCACGTCCGTGATGTCGATGAATACGTCGTTGTAATACCCGCCGCGGGCGTCCCAGACGTTCCTGGGCAGGCTCGCACCGCCGCAGCCCCAGTAGAACACCTGGGCCACCTGGTGGGGCGGACGCCGGTCGCCCGGATCGACGGAACCGGCCAGGCCCATGGCGAGCATCACGATGCGGCCGGCCACGGCGTGGGGGTTCCAGGTGCCGCCGCCCTCGTCGGGGAAATGGGTGAGGATGATATCCGGCTTCAGTTCCCGCAGCAGGCTGGCGAGCTGGCGCACGATCGGCCGGTCGGGCAGGAACACGGCATCGTCCGCGCCCATGAAATAGACGTCCTCCACGCCGAGGGCGCGGCACGCCGATTTCACCTCTTCCGCCTTCACGTCGGACCGTTCCGCCATCATTTGCTTCAGGGAGTCCCCGTCCGGCACCTCTTCCGCGTGGAACAAGTCGTCGCTGATGACCTTGTCGTGCACGCGGGCGCCGTGGGTCAGCACGACGCATCCCACCCAGTCGCCGCGGGCGGTGTGATGGGCCATGGCGCCGCCCGACTGGTCAAATATGTCCGCCGGATGCGCACCGATGGACAGGATGCGAAGCCCGTCGCTCATAACGACACTCCCCTGTTTCGAGCAGGTGTGATCACGGCGTTCGATAGGGTATGCGGAACGCTTGACTGTGGCCGATAGAAAGGCTTACTTGTCCCAGAATCACCGGCGGATCGAATGGTCGGCAGACGAGGAGATCCGGTTATCGGTGGTGCCGATCGCTTAAGATAAATCGGAATATAGATGGTCCCACCTGCCCGTCAACAGGATTTTCCACAGGGCGTCCATGTTCGTCCGGCTCGGCTCACGCTGGAAAGCGGCCCGCCTGCTTTCCATCCCCGATTTCCGTAACCTCTGGATATCCAGCAGCATCTGGTGGCAGACGCGCTGGATGGATGAACTGATCGTCGGCTGGGTCGTGCTGGAACTGACCGACTCGGCCGGCATGGTGGCGCTGGTCAGCTTCTGCCGCATGGCGCCGTTCATGCTCTTCGGTCCCTTCTTCAGCACAGTGGTCCGGTACGTGAGCTACCGGTGGCTCATCGTCAACGCCCAGTTCATCAACTGCTTTGTCAACGGTCTCTTCTGGGTCCTCGCCCTGCTTGGCCACCTGGCCTTCTGGCACGTCGTCCTCGGATCCGTCCTGATCGGCCTGGGCAGCGCCTATGACTGGTCCTGCCGCCGGGCGCTCATCCCGGACCTGGTGGGCAAGGACCGGACGACGGACGCCATGGTGCTGGAGACGGTGCCCCAGAACATCTCCCGGCTGATCGGGCCGCTCATGAGCGGTATCCTGCTCGAGTTCGCCGGGACGAAGGGCGGTTTCCTGGCCCTCTTCCTCCTGCAGGTCGTCCAGATCGTCGTGATCGTCCGGCTTTCCGCCGCTACGGACCGGAAGGGCCGGAAGAAGGGCCGGCTCGGCCCAATGAAGGACCTGCTCCTCGGCTACCGTTATTCACGCCGGCATCCCAGGATCTCGGGCGTGCTGATGATTACCTTCATCATGAACGCCTTCGCCTTCTCCTACCAGGTCCTGTTGCCCGTCTTCGTCCGCGACGTCCTCTTCCTCGGCCCCCTGGAACTGGGCATCCTCGGCGCGGGCACCGGCATCGGCTCCATCCTCGGCATCGCCCTCATCGACCGGCTGGGCCAACACTACCGCGACGGCCTGGTCTTCACCATCAGCTCCCTGGTCAACGCCCTGGCCACGCTGGTCTTCGCCCTGTCGACGTCCTTCCCGCTTTCGCTCATGATGCTGATCCTGGTGGGCGTCGGGCAGACCGGGTTCGGCATCATGCAGTCCTCCATCGTCCTCCGCACGTCCAGCGACGCCATGCGGCCCCGGGTCATGGGCCTCCTCGTCCTCGCCATCGGCGGCGGTCCGCCCGGCCGCCTGCTCGTCGGCGGACTGGCCGCGGTCGCGGGCGCGCCCCTGGCCCTCACGATCTGCGGTGGGATCGCCAGCCTGGGAGTAGTCAGCGTGCTATGGAGAGTGGGTGGATTGCGGAAGGACTGAGATGCGGCCGCGTTGGCGGCGGGCGGTGCAGTCGACCTTGGCTGCGCGTGGACGACTGGCGGCCGGCCTGGTGATGCGGTGAGCGAGGCGGCGCGGGCGGCCTGGTGGCGCGGCTCGTTTACCGCAGCCAGCCCAGCCGGTCCTTGCGCCAGCCCAGCCGGTCGAGATGGTTCGCCCGGATCGCCTCGATGTGGCGAGTGTGCAGAGCCTGCATCTCCTCGGTCCATCGGTACTCGTCCAGCAGGTCTTGGTCGAGTTCCACGCCAAGCCCGGGTCCCTCGGGAACGCGGAGGCACCCGTCCTCGTAAGGCATCTTGCCGCCCTTGATGATGTCGCCGACCCACTGGTTGTAGTGGGCGTCCAGGCCGTGGAGCGACATGGGCATGGTCCCGTTGCCGTGCACGATGTGGTACGGAATGGTGTAGGGGAAGGCGAAGGCAGCGACGTGGAGGCGTATGGCCGTGCCCGGTCCCAGTTCGTAGGCGCTGTGCATGCCCAGTTCCATGCCCATGAACCGGGCGGTGTCGTAGTACCGCTTGAGGGCCAGCGGCCCCGCGTAGGCGTCCGGCGCGGTCACGTCGGCGGCCACGTGGCGGCGCATGACGTCCAGGTCCAGCGGCTGGTCCAGCGTCTCGTCGCCGTAACGGCCGGAAACGTAGGTGCCGTAGGGACGGGGCGCCGCATCCCTGCGGAGCGGCGGCAGCCAGGCATGGGACGATATGGGGATGCTGCTCATGAGCCGCAGGCGGTGGCCGGCGCGGAAGATGTTCTCGAACCGGCCGCCGACGGGTTCCTCGATCCACTCGATCCGGCAGTCCTCCACCCCCTGCATGAACCGCAGGGCTTCGCTCTCGCTCCACGACGCGTGGGGATCGACGCGGATGTCCACGTCGAAGCCGGCCTCGTCCCGGATGTTGTGGACGAGCTCGACGTAACGATGGGGCTCGAAATCGCACATGGACAGCTTGATAATGCGGAAGGTCTCGTCCTCCATGAGCGACTTCACGTGCTGTGGATAGGTATCGAAGGTCACCTCGTGCTCGCCGTTGACATCGGGGAAACGGTACCAGGTATAGGCTGCGATGGGGATCTTCGTGACCACGGGCGAATCGAGTTCGAAAACATCCCGCAGGTACCGGAAGAGGGGCTTGCCGGCGACCTTGCCGGCCAGGTCCCAGTAGGCCAGGCCCATCAGCCCCCGGATCTCCGGTTCGAAGGGGTTTTTACCCAGGACCCGGGAACGCAGCGCGTCGGCCTCGCTGGACAAACCTTCGGCTACGCCCACCAGGCCCTGGTCTGTTTCGAATTCGGCGAATGAGAACCCCTCTGCGGACCCGTCCCATCGCTTCGTGCCCCGCCACGGCATCAACACGCGCCAGGTGCGCACGTCCGTGATCTTCAGCCCGGCTGCGCGTCCGTCCTCGTTGATCCGGTTCTGGCGGGCCTTGATGTCTGCTACGTTCTCCCGGTCGAAGGCGGCGACGGCGTCCACGTCATACATGGCGAGCGTTCCTCTTAACGGCGTCCACGTCATACATGCCCGGCGCTCCTCTGGATGGCGTCCACGTCATACACGGCCGGCGCTCCTCTGGACGGCAGGGCCCTTCTCGTATGGATTCAGCGTTTCGACGCCGAGCCGGTCATAGGATTCCGGATCACCGGTGACCACGGTCAGCCGGTGCACCACGGCCGTCGCGGCGATCATGGCGTCGGTCATGCGGACGTCCCATCGGCGGTAAAGAAGCTTTCCCCACACGCGGAAGACCGCCGGATCCATGGGAAGGACACGTTGGGAATCCATCAGTTTTCCCATCCAGGACTCCAGTTCCGCCGCCCGGGAAGCATCCTTCGCCCGGGCGAACTCGATACCCGTCTGAATCTCGCCCACGGTCACGGCGGAAAGGTAGACCTGGTCCGGGGCCAGTCCCATAAACCACTCCAGCGCATCCTGGTGCGGCTGGCTCCTGCGCAGTTCCGATACGACTTCGGTATCCAGTAGATACATGGGTCATTCCGGATCATTCCGGGTCTGCAGGATTTGCAGGATTTGCAGGATCTGCAGGGTTTGCAGGGTCCGCCACGTTTGCAGGGCTTGCCGCCCCGCGCGATGGACGCCGTTCACGCAGCGGCGTCAGGGACTCGGTGCGCGCTTCCGGCGACAGCAGCAGGTCCTTCAGGCCGAGCCGGGCTGACCGCTCCATCCGTTCCCACGTTTCGATGGAAACCAGGACGGCCGTTTTCACGCCCCGCTTGGTCACAACCTGAGGACCCTCCTCCCGGCTCGTTTCGAGGAGTTCGCTGAACTTCGCCTTCGCTTCCTGGACCTGCCATTCCCTGCCCATGATACCGTGGCCTGTTCTAAGATCGACGTTCCCATTTGGATCGAAGAACGATAATCTAACTAGTCAGATAACTAGTTATTTTGAGAATGTCAAGAAAAACCGGCCCATCGGACGATCATCTTCCAATGCCGTTCAGTCGGACTTATCTCTTGCCTTGACCTTTCCGCCGGGTTTTATTCGATGCTACGTACGCTGGAACACACTTGCTTTGTACGTGACCTTAAACACCAAAATCGGAAACGGCATGACCACCGGCACAATCTCCCTGGGTGGCAAAGTCGCCGGACCGGCGCTGGTCCAGGAATGGGTCGATACGTTCAACCGCCAGGGATTCCTCTTTTTGGAGAATGTGCTGCCGCCCGACTGGTGCGAAGCCCTGCGCGAGGACCTGGACTTCGGCCTGCGGGAGAACCCGAATGGGCTCAATTCGGTCAGCGAGCACATGGCGCTGTGCCACCGCATGTTCGAGTTCAGCGAGACGAACCGCCGCCTCTTCGACCTCGAGCCCATCGTCAGCTTCGCCGAGGCATTGGTGGCCGAGAACTGCCACGTCATCCACAACAACTCCTTTAAGACGCGTCCCGGCGGTTCCTTCCGGTGGCACCAGGACGACGCGCCGCATTTCCTGGTGACGAACGGAGACCCTCCGGACAACATCCGCCTTCCGGTCCTCTTCTTCACCTGCAACTACTATCTCACCGACGTCACCGAACCCGAACACGGCGGCACGGAAGTCATCCCGGGTTCCCACCTCTTCGGCCGTCCCTGTCCCGATTCGCTGGAGGGCACCGAGTGGGAGGACCGGATCCACTACAACCTCGGCCCGGCGGGCAGCGTCACTATGTTCAACAACCAGGTCTGGCACCGGGGCGGGCCGAACCGGAGTGACCGCACGCGGTACATCACCCAGATCACCTACGCGCGGCGCGTCATTGGCCATAAATACTTTCCCTTCATCGACTACACCATGCCCGAGCACGTGTACCGGGACGCCGATCCCCGGCAGAAACGCCTGTTCGGGTTCCTGGAGCATGGCGCGTACGGGTGACGGCGGGTTTCTGGAGCATGGTTCGTACGGGTGACGGAAGACGACACAGGACAGGCCGGGCGGCCAACCCGGGCGGTAACGCGCGCCAAATCTGACAGGAGACTCAAATGAGCAACATCAGGCAGTCCATCTGTTTCGGCTGTTTCAACCGTGGCGGCTTAACCCCGGAATCGCTCATCCGGGAAGCGGCGCGTATGGGCTACGCGTCCGTCGAGATGCTGCCGGAGGAGCACTGGGACCAGGTGCGCTACGCGGGCATGGACATCGCCATCGTCGTGGGCCACGCTTCCCTGCCCGACGGGTTGAACAAGCGGGAGAACCACGACCGTATCGAGGACGAACTGCTGGCCAGCATGGACCAGGCCGTCGCGTACGGCATCCCCGGCCTGATCTGCTTCTCGGGCAACCGGGAGGGCAAGTCCGACGACGAAGGCCGCGACAACTGCATCGAGGGCCTGCTGCGCGTCGCGAAGGCGGCCGAGGAGAAGGGCGTGACCCTGTGCATGGAACTGCTCAACAGCAAGGTGAACCACCCGGACTACCAGTGCGATTACACGGACTGGGGCGTGTCCGTCTGCGAAGGGGTCGGTTCGCCGCGCGTCAAGCTGCTCTACGACATCTACCACATGCAAATCATGGAAGGCGACCTGATCCGGACCATCCGGGACCACATCGCGCACATCGGCCACTTCCACACGGCGGGCAACCCCGGCCGGAATGACCTCGACGAGACCCAGGAGATCTTCTACCCGCCCGTCATGCGCGCCATCGCCGAGACCGGTTACACGGGATTCGTCGGCCACGAATTCGTACCCCTGGGCGACCCGCTGGCGGCGATGCAGGCGGCCTATGATACGTGCAATGTGTGATAGTCTGATGCACCTTAAACTGCCGTAACACCTGAAAGGACGCGCTCCATGCTCGTCGACACCCACGTACACGTCTGGGAGATTGACCCGCCCCGGTACCCGGTGGGGCCCACCGCACCAACGTGGACGGCGGAACCGGACGAACCTGGCACGGCCGACGAGTTGATCGAGGACATGGACGCCAACGGCGTGGACGTAAGCGTGCTGGTGCAGACGTCGTGGTCGACGTGGGACAACGGGTACATGTCCGATTCCGTGGCCAGGTTTCCGGACCGGTTCGTGGGGCACGGCCTGATCGACCCGCAGAATACCGGAGGGAACGCGGAGCTGGTCCGGTACTGGATGGAAGACCGGGGGCTGGTCGGTTTCCGTTTCCACCCCTTCTACTATCCGGACGAGCAGATTCTCGTGAAAGAAGACAACCGGGCCATGTGGGAGGAACTCGCCGCGCGCGACGCGATGGTCCAGTTCCACATGAAGCCATGGGACGCGCCTCAGGTCGACGAGATTGCCCGGCGCCATCCGGACATGACGCTGATCATCGACCACATGGGATATCCCGATCCGGAAACCGGGATGGAGGTTTTTCAGCCCATTCTCGACCTCGCCCGGCACGAGCGGATGTTCGTGAAGATATCGGACGTGAAGGGGCGGTCGAGGGAGCCCTTCCCCTTCTGCGACGTGCACCCTTTCATCCGCGCGCTCCTGGACGCCTTCGGGGTGGAACGGGCCATGTGGGGCACCGGGTACCCGGGCCATCACCGGGTGAAGCACAACTGGCTTTCGCTGGCCGACGAGCTGCGGCTGGTCCGGGAGGGGTACGACTTCCTGACCGACGATCAGAAAGACCGATTGCTGGGGGGTACGGCAGCGGAGGTGTGGGGGCTAGGGTGACTGAGCGCACAAAGGCCAGTGATAATTCTCAAAGATTAAAGCACATTTTCAAATAAAACTCGATACCGGCGACCCGTAATCTCGACTATTTCAATTAACATCGTGATAAATCGGGTACGGCTGGCATGTTCGGGATCGTCTTATCAGATGCCAGGCGTTCCCGGGAACAGTTGTACGAAACACGTCGGGCATTCCCGGAAGGAGTCACGAAAATGGGTGCGACCCATGCCAAGGTCAGGATTACCAACCCCGCGGATGCAAGGAAGTACTGGGAGGGACTGTTTCTTGTAGACACAGGCGCCACCGACTCCCTCGTCCCCGGTCCGTATCTAGAAAGTATCGGTTTGAAGTCAGAAGCAACTCGCGTCTATGAGCTGGCGGACGGCAGCGAAATCTCGGTGGACGTCACCGTGGCCATGCTCGAATTGATGGGCGAGAAAATCGGGGGTACGGTAATCTTCGGTGAACCAGGCGCCGAACCGCTGCTCGGTGTGACCGCGCTGGAATCCGCGGGCGTTGAAGTGGATCCGGTCAATCAACGTTTGAAGAAACTCCCGTCCGTCCGCCTGAAGACCGTAGCGTAAGCAAAAGGACCATCATGGTCATCGACATTCACGCCCACGTCTTCCGCTGGCCGGTGCTGAAGAAACGCAACAGTGACCTGTCCATGATGTCGGCCGAGCAGCAGGTCCGGCGCATGGACGAGAAAGGGATCGACAAGGCGGTGATCCTGCCGCTCACGTCCGCCGAGGTGATCGGGGAACCCCAGAGCATGGGCGAGGTCTTCGACATCTGCCGGCTCTACCCCGGGCGGTTCATCCCCTTCTGCGATTTCGACGTGCGCCGCTACGACCTGGATAGCGTGGACGCGTTCCGCGATGTGCTGGACCAGTACGTGGCCCGCGGGGCAAAGGGCGTGGGGGAATTGACCTGCCGGGTGTTCTGGGACGATCCCCGGCTCTGGAACCTCTTCGCCGCGTGCGAGGACCTGGGTCTGCCCGTGACCTTTCACACCTCGCCGCCGGAAGTCATCACGTACGGACTGATCGACGAACTGGGTTTTCCACGTTTCGAGAAAGCCCTGCAGCGGTTCCCGGACCTGCGCTTCTTCGGCCACAGCGCCTCCTTCTGGAGCGAGATCAGCGGCGACCTGACGGCCGACCGGAAGGAAGGTTATCCCAATACGCCGGTCGCGCCCGGCGGAACCTTGCTCCGGCTGTTCAGGACCTATCCCAACCTGTGCGGCGACCTGTCGGCGGGCTCCGGCTTCAATGCCCTGACCCGCGACCCGGCCTTCACCTACGAGTTCCTGGACGAATTCCAGGACCGCCTGTTGCTCGGGCTCGATCATACGGACGCCGAGCTTGATTTCCAGCATATCGAATGGCTTCGCGCCCGGCGGGACGAGGGGCACATCGCCCCCGATGTGTGCGAGAAGATCCTCTGGCGCAATGCCGACCGGATCATCGGGCTGGGCATCGCGGATGGGAGCTGAACCCCGGATGCGATGATCGCATGATCACCACAGCAAGATGGCCGGCCTAGGTCGGCGCCGAGTTGGATGCCTGGGGACGGCGTGCTGTAATGGCCTGATTACCAGATCGCGCGATTAATCATTTACACGCAGCGAAATAAAGACCACATTAAGCACATCTCCGTTTAACAATCCATCCGGAAAATCTCGTTCGAGGCAGCCATGAGCGATGCTCAGAGGGACGCCCGATCCGATTCCTTCGGGGAAGAGACCGAACTCAAGCGGGACCTGGGACCGGTCACGGCGACGACCGTGATCATCGGCGGGATCATCGGTTCCGGCATCTTCGCGGGTCCCGCCATCGTGGCCGGATACGTGGGTACTTCCGGCTGGAACCTCCTGGTCTGGGTCATCTGCGCCTTCATGGCCTTCTGCGGCGCGGTGACTTTCGCCGAACTGGGCGGCCTCATGCCGCGTTCAGGCGGCGTGTACGTATTCCTGAAGGAAGCCTACGGGCGACTGTGGGGTTTTCTCTTCGGGTGGACGTCGCTCCTGGTCATACGTCCCTGCGACCTGGCGGCCATCTCCCTCGTATTCGCCACCTACCTGGGTTATTTCGTCAGCCAGTTCAGTCCATACCCGGACTGGGCTATGCGGGGCGTGGCGATTATCGCCCTGATCATACTGGCCTTCATCAATTACGTGGGCGTGCGGTTCGGCGGTCTCGTCCAGAACCTGTCTTCCTTCCTGAAGGTAGGCGGGTTGCTCCTCATGGTCGCGCTGGCCTTCGGGATCACGCCGGACACGAGTAACTTCCAACCGGTCTGGCCTTCCGACTCTACCCTCACCATCGGGTTCCTCAGCCTGGTCAGCCTCGGCATGATGGCGTCCTTCGGCGCCTACGACGGGTGGGACGGGTCGACCTACGTGGCGGAGGAGATCAAGAACCCGAGACGCTGGGTGCCCCTGTCCATCATACTGGGTCTCGCCATCACCACCGTCGTCTACCTGCTCGTGAACAGCGCCTACCTGCTGGTGCTTTCCAACGAGGGCGTCGCAGAAAGCGAACGCGTCGCATCCGAGACCATGCAATCCCTCGTCGGACCGATCGGAGCGGCTTTCATCGCCGCGACCGCCATGATCTCCACCTTCGGTACCGTGAACGCCGGCATGCTCACCGGACCGCGCGTCTTCTTCGCCATGGCCCGCGAGAAGATGTTCTTCTCATGGGTAGCCCGCGTCCACCCGCGCTACCG from Gemmatimonadota bacterium encodes the following:
- a CDS encoding amino acid permease produces the protein MSDAQRDARSDSFGEETELKRDLGPVTATTVIIGGIIGSGIFAGPAIVAGYVGTSGWNLLVWVICAFMAFCGAVTFAELGGLMPRSGGVYVFLKEAYGRLWGFLFGWTSLLVIRPCDLAAISLVFATYLGYFVSQFSPYPDWAMRGVAIIALIILAFINYVGVRFGGLVQNLSSFLKVGGLLLMVALAFGITPDTSNFQPVWPSDSTLTIGFLSLVSLGMMASFGAYDGWDGSTYVAEEIKNPRRWVPLSIILGLAITTVVYLLVNSAYLLVLSNEGVAESERVASETMQSLVGPIGAAFIAATAMISTFGTVNAGMLTGPRVFFAMAREKMFFSWVARVHPRYRTPANAVVFLAAVGILNIIFLGDWGAIIAARTGSLWLFYITTTFSVFIFRRTRPDVPRPYRTLGYPVTPAIFVLIGVIFFVSIVISDPGNTLIGLTITSLGIPAYWLWMRNRRNEESGDESGEGSPEGSPEGSGNDR